The window ATGTCCCAGTAGCCGTCCTGATTGCCGGAGAAGACGACGCTGCGGCCGTCCGGCGAGAACGCCGGCGAGGCGCAGAGGGCGATCCCCTTGAACGGGACCTTGGCGACGAGCCGGCCGCTGCGGACCTCGTAGACCATCAGCTGGCGGTAGTTCTCCTTCTTCACGAAGAAGGCCAGCCGGTCCCCGTCCGGCGACCACGACAGGTCGCGCTCCCCTTGGAACGCGCCGGTGGTGACCTCGTCGTAGCGGTTCGTGAACCCCTTGGTCAGGTTGCGGACGATCTTCCCGTCCTTCGCCGAGAGGATCACCACGTCGAGCTTCATTCCCGGCGTGGCCAGCGCGGCGATCAGCTCCCCCGACGGCGAGAGGGCGGGGCTGAAGGTGTAGCGCCCCGGCTCGGTCAGGCCGTCTTCCTTGCCGTAGTCCTCGGGGGCGCGCTTGTCGGTCAGGACCGGCAGGTAGCGCTGGCGGAGGAAGCGGGCGAAGCGGCGGTCGAAGGCGTCCACCGTCAGGCCGAAGGCGTCCTTGAACGCCTTCTCCGGGTTGGTCGAGAGCAGCGACTTGCGGAACTCGAAGAGGAAGTTGCGCACCCCCTGCGGGCCGTAGTTCGTCTCGATGAAGTCGAAGATCGCGTTGCCGTAGCGGTAGGTGAGGAACGAGAGGACGTCGAGCTGGCGGATCGAGGGCACGAGGTTGTTGAGCACCGCGTCCCTGATGACCATCTGGTCGAAGGTGTCCTCGTCGTCGGCGAGGTAGCTCGCCATCCCTTCCATCAGCCAGGTCGGCGGCGCGGCGCGCATCATCCGCCGCAGCGAGCCGGCGTAGAAGATGTCGAACTGGAAGATGTGCGTCATCTCGTGCCGGATCAGCTTGTAGCGGCGGTCGGGCGGCTGGTCGATCGGCAGGACCATCCGGTTCTGGAACGGCTCGGCGAACGCCCCGACGAACTCCGGGATCTCCCCCATCTGGACGTTGGTCTGCTCGAACTCCGTGTGCGTCCGGTAGAGGAGGATCGGGATCCGCGCCGACAGCTCGTGGTCGAGCCGCTTCGAGAGATCGAGGTAGGCGCTCTCGATCTCCGAGACGACCTCCTCCAGCTGCTTGTCGTCCTGGAAGTAGTAGTGGACGTCGAAGTGGGGCGAGCGGTAGACCGTCCACTTGAACGTCTGGTAGGTGATCTTGTTCTGGCCGAACTCCTGCGCGGGGGCGGCGGCGACGGCGGCCGCGGCGGCCAGGCACAAGCAGACGAGCGTTCGAACGGAGCGCACGGTCGTTCCCCCGGCCCAAGCCGCCTGGTTCCGCGGCGGGCGTCAGTCAATCCAGATGTACCGCGGTTCCTTGATCTTCGTCGGCGCAACGAGCGAGGCGAGGCGCGGCGCGAGCCCCTCCAGCAGCGCGTGGAGCTGCTCGAGCCGGTCCGGCTTCCCCGCCTCGTCGAGCGTGCGGTCCTCGGTCCAGGTCTCGGAATGGAGGAGCGCGCCGTTGTCGGCCTTCACGAAAAAGAGGGTCAGCTTGAGGCGGAACCCCTGCCGTTCCGCGTAGCGCGAGCGGCGGACCATCTGCCCGGTGATCGGGCTCTGCACGTCCTCCGTCACGAACCCCGACCGCTCCTCGATCGTGTACTCGGCGGCGCCCGACACGATGATCGCCGCGCGGTTGTCCGCGCCGAGGCGGCGCCAGAAGACGTCGTTCACCGCCAGCTTGTCGAGCCGCTGCTCCGGCACCGCCGGCGGGGGGACGTCGAGCACCGTCAGCGCGGTCAGCCGCGCGATCTCGCGGCGCGCCCAGCGCGCGACCTCCAGGCCGACGTCGAGGTCCTCCTGCGGCTGGGCGCGGAACTGCGCGACGAGCGTCCGCTCGCCCACCTCGAGCTTGATCCGCGCCGGGATCGTGATCTCGACCGGCACCTCCTTCCAGCCGGCGAAGGCGGGGAGGGCCGAGAGGGCCGCGGCCGCGAGCGCCGCCGCGGCGAGCCGGTTCACTTCCCCTCCGCGGGGGACGCCGCCGGATCGGGATGGGCGCGCAGGAACAGGTCGAAGTTGGCGCGGATCTTCCGGTCGTTCGAGATCGTCGCCGCCCTGGCGTAGGCCTCGCGCGCCTTGGCGAAGTCCCCCAGCGCCTCGGCGGCGACGGCGACGTTGTTGAGCAGCTTGGCGTCGTCCGGACGGTCGGCGAGGGCGCGCTCCCAGCGGGCGATCGCCTCCCGCCAGAGCCCCTGCCGGGCCAGTTCGCCGGCGAACCGGACGTCCGCGTCGACGTCCCGCGCCGGTCGCGGCGACGCCCCGGCGGCGGACGCGGGGACGACGCCGGCGGCGGCGGCCGCGGCGAACGCCGCCGCGACGGCGGCGGCCCGGAGGACGGGAGGTCTGGTCGGCATGGTCGGCCGCTGGCAGTATAACCTTGCGCGCTCGACCCTTGGCCCCGCCGGAAAGGGGGAGCCGACCGTTGGGCGGGAGGAGAAGACTTGAACCGAAGGCACAATCTGCCCGGCCTCTTCATGGCGGCGATCCGCCGCCGGCCGCGGCAAAAGCTGCTGGGCGCCAAGCAGGGCGACCAGTGGCGCTGGTGGTCCTCCCAAGAGGCGCTGCTCGCGATCCGCGAGACCGCGGCGGGGCTGATCGCCGTCGGGCTGAAGCCCGGCGACCGCGTGGCCCTGCTGTCCGAGAACCGGCCGGAATGGCTGATTTCCGACATGGCGGTGCTGTTCGCCGCCGGCGTGGACGTGCCGGTCTACCCGACGCTCCCTCCCGACCAGGTGGCCTTCCTGCTGCGTGATTCCGAAGCGCGCTTCGTCGTCGTTTCGAACGGCGACCAGGCCCGCAAGGTCCTGTCGAAGCGGTCCGAACTGCCGCGCCTCGAGCAGATCTACTGCCTCGACGGCGCCGTGGAGGGGACCGTCCCGGCCTCCGAGCTGCGGGTGCGCGGCCGGCAGCGGCTGGCCGACTACCCCGGCGACCTCGAGGAGCGGCTGGCCGAGCTCGGCCCCGACTCCTTGGCGACGATCATCTACACCTCGGGGACGATGGGCACGCCGAAAGGGGCGATGCTCACCCACGGGAACTTCTGCTTCGACGTCTCGGCCTGCATCGACTGGTTCGGGTTCGAAGAGGGAAACACCGCGCTCTCGTTCCTGCCGCTCTCGCACGTCCTCGAGCGGATGGTCAACTACGCCTACCTCGAGATCGGGCTGCAGGTCGCCTACCTCAAAGGGCCGGAGCAGCTCCGCGACGCGCTGACCGACGTGCGGCCGCACGTCTTCGTCGCCGTGCCGAAGGTGCTCGAGATCATGGCCGCGCGGGTCAAGGACGCGATCGAGAAGAAGACCGGCGTGGCGCGCCTCGTCGCCGAGACGGCGATGCGCTGGGCCGCCGAGACGGCCGAGGACCGGATCCGCGGACGGCGCCCGTCCGCGCTGCGCGGGCTGCGGCTGATGCTCGCCGACAAGGTCGTCCTCGCGCGGCTGCGCGAGCGGCTCGGCGGACGGCTGCGGTTCGTCATCTCGGGCGGCGCGGCGCTCGCCCCGGACATCGAGCGGTTCTACTGGTCGGCGGGCATTCCGGTCTTCGAAGGATACGGGATGACCGAGACCTCGCCGGTGATCGCCGTCGCGCACGAAGGGGAGGCGCGGCTCGGCTCCGTCGGCAAGCCGCTTCCCGGCGTGGACGTCCGGATCGCGGCCGACGGCGAGATCCTCGTCCGCGGGCCGAACGTGATGACCGGCTACTGGAAGCGCCCCGTCGAGACCGAGCAGTCGCTCGTCGAGGGATGGCTGCGGACCGGCGACACCGGGCGGCTGGACGCCGACGGGTTCCTCTACGTCACCGGCCGGAAGAAGGAGATCCTCGTCCTCTCGACCGGCAAGAACGTCGCCCCCCGCGCGGTGGAAGAGTCGCTGGAGAAGAGCCCCTACATCGAGCGGGTGATCGCCGTCGGCGACGAGCGCCCGGCGGTCGGCGTGCTGATCGTCCCCAACACCGACCGCGTCCTCGCCTGGGCGGCGGAGCGGAATCTGCCGAAACGCGACCTTCCGGGGCTGCTCTCGTCGCGCGAGGTCCGCCGGCTCTACGAGGGGGAGATCCACCGCCTGCAGGACAAGCTCGCCGCGTTCGAGAAGGCGCGCCGCTTCGAGTTCCTGCTCGACGAGCCGAGCGAGGCCAACGGCCTCCTGACGCCGACGCAGAAGGTCCGGCGCCACGAGGTGCTGCGGCGCTACAGCAAGCTCGTGGAAAGGATGTACAACAAGTGAAGCCGCTCCCCGTTCTCGCCGCCGCGCTGGCGCTGCTGCCGGCGGCCTTCGCCGCCGCCCCCGCGGACGCCCCTCCCGAGCCGCCGCCGAAGCCGCCGCCGGCGATTCCCGGCGCGCCCGCGCCCGGCGACCGCTCCGAAGTGGACCGGCTGCTCGAGCGCGCCGCGCGCGGCGACGCGACGCTCACCGACGCCGAGATCGCCAAGATCCTCGCCGCGACGCCGCACGCCGAGGTCCGGGTCAGCATGATCATGCTGCCCGTCGTCGTGACCGATCACCGCGGCCGCCCGATCGAGGGGCTCGCCGCCTCGGACTTCGAGATCGAGGATCTCGGCGAGAAGCGTCCGATCAACTGGTTCGCCGAGGAGGCCAACCACCCCTACCGCCTCGCCCTGCTCCTCGACGTCTCCGAATCGATGAGCCTCGAAGACACGCGGCGCCGCCTGGAGCAGGCGCTGATCCCGATCGGCCGCGAAGTCGGCCTGATGGACCGGATCATGCTCCTCAGCTTCTCCGACCAAGGCGTGCAGCAGCGGAGCGGGTGGAGCGACCGGCCGATGGTCCTGATGCAGGAGGCGCTGGACGCGCCGGTCCACGGCAAGACGGACGTGGTGGACGCCCTCGCCGCGGCGGCC is drawn from bacterium and contains these coding sequences:
- a CDS encoding tetratricopeptide repeat protein codes for the protein MPTRPPVLRAAAVAAAFAAAAAAGVVPASAAGASPRPARDVDADVRFAGELARQGLWREAIARWERALADRPDDAKLLNNVAVAAEALGDFAKAREAYARAATISNDRKIRANFDLFLRAHPDPAASPAEGK
- a CDS encoding long-chain fatty acid--CoA ligase is translated as MNRRHNLPGLFMAAIRRRPRQKLLGAKQGDQWRWWSSQEALLAIRETAAGLIAVGLKPGDRVALLSENRPEWLISDMAVLFAAGVDVPVYPTLPPDQVAFLLRDSEARFVVVSNGDQARKVLSKRSELPRLEQIYCLDGAVEGTVPASELRVRGRQRLADYPGDLEERLAELGPDSLATIIYTSGTMGTPKGAMLTHGNFCFDVSACIDWFGFEEGNTALSFLPLSHVLERMVNYAYLEIGLQVAYLKGPEQLRDALTDVRPHVFVAVPKVLEIMAARVKDAIEKKTGVARLVAETAMRWAAETAEDRIRGRRPSALRGLRLMLADKVVLARLRERLGGRLRFVISGGAALAPDIERFYWSAGIPVFEGYGMTETSPVIAVAHEGEARLGSVGKPLPGVDVRIAADGEILVRGPNVMTGYWKRPVETEQSLVEGWLRTGDTGRLDADGFLYVTGRKKEILVLSTGKNVAPRAVEESLEKSPYIERVIAVGDERPAVGVLIVPNTDRVLAWAAERNLPKRDLPGLLSSREVRRLYEGEIHRLQDKLAAFEKARRFEFLLDEPSEANGLLTPTQKVRRHEVLRRYSKLVERMYNK
- a CDS encoding VWA domain-containing protein: MKPLPVLAAALALLPAAFAAAPADAPPEPPPKPPPAIPGAPAPGDRSEVDRLLERAARGDATLTDAEIAKILAATPHAEVRVSMIMLPVVVTDHRGRPIEGLAASDFEIEDLGEKRPINWFAEEANHPYRLALLLDVSESMSLEDTRRRLEQALIPIGREVGLMDRIMLLSFSDQGVQQRSGWSDRPMVLMQEALDAPVHGKTDVVDALAAAAERTQPDPLIRQGIVLVTDGMDNASELGAQDVIDAARRVDVPIYVILLGGLDRQIQGKRYTGSPLRSLADMAEQSGGRFFLVDSRASAEAAAARIRDDLRHQYWLSFKPSKPPDGKFRPITVKVHHFGAVVRTRSGYR